GGGATTCCCAGTTCCCCATCCAAATGGCGGAAGTCACGGGTTGCGACGGGTTCACGGCGCGCGCCCACACAAAGCTTTTCTTGAGCAGCGGCAGCACCAAATCTAATTTATTGGGCAGTTCCTGTTTGCCGTAGGCCGAGCCGTGGTTCTGGTTGTAGGGTTCGTTCCAAATGTCCCAGGCCAGCACGCGGTCATCTTGCGCAAATTTCAGCATCACGCCTTTCACGTAGCGCTCCAGGCGCGGGTGCTGCGAAGAATCCTGCAACCCCGCTGAGCCGGGGCTCTGCACCCAGCCCGAGTTGTGCACGTGCGGTTTGGGATCACGTTGCTTGCCTATTTTTGGGTTCGGGTCCCAGACGGAGTCAAAGAACACCAGCATGGGTTTGATGTTGTGCCGCTCGGCAATGCTCAGAAACGTGTCAATGCGCTGGAGGAAACCAGCGGAATCCTGCTGCCAGAGCAAATCATGCAGGTACACGCGAGCCGTATTCATGCCAATGGACTTCGCCCAGCCCAACTCCCGGGAGATGGTGGCGGTGTCAAAAGTTTCGGCTTGCCACATCTCCAGTTGGTTAATGGCAGTGCTGGGCGTAAAGTTGGGCCCGATGAGGAAGCCTTGTTTGTCATACCACGCGTGGGCTTGTTCCTTAGACCAGATGGCGCGGGGCTTCACTGGTTTTTCCTGGGTGGTTTTGAAACAGCTTTGCGTGAGCAGGCCGCAGCACAGCGCCAGCAGGTAGAGTAGATTTTTTTTCATAGAAGAAGGTTGGTGTACTGTTTTTTTTAAGGTTTCTGTTTTCGAGCTCATTTCTAAAAATGAGCCCGAAAACAGAAACCTTCTTTTAGAAAGCTGTTAGGCCAACCACTAACCTCCTCCACCTAGCTGAGGCAATTTGTAGTCAGTTCTTTATAGCTTCACCCTTTTCCCGTTTTTGGCTTCGTTTCTGGAAATGAGGCCAAAAACGGGAAGAGAAGTTGTTATTGCACTTCGCCGGAAGGACGGGTAATTCTGGTGTTGGTTTTCACGGGTTCCCCGAAGTTGGGCGTGCCGTCTGTGTTCCAGGTGAATTTCTGCATGCGGGGGCTTCTGGCCGCGCCACAGCCTTCGCCGCTGAACGAGTTGGCGTGGTAGATAATCCAGTCCTCAGTGCCGTCCGGTGATTTGAAGAACCCGTTGTGCCCCGGCCCGAAGGCGTTGTTGTTGGCATTGGTCTTGAGCACGGGCGTGGGCGCTTTAATCCAGTCGTCGGGGTTCATGGGGTTGCCGTTGTCACGCAGGGTCAGGCGGCCAAGGGCGTAATCATCGGTCCAGCAACCGCTGGCGGAATAAATCAAAAAGACTTTGCCGGCGGCGTTTTTGAGCACTTCCGGGCCTTCATTCACCAGACCGTTCATCTCCCAGTTCTGCGTAGGTCTGGAAATCATGACGCGGTCTCCCTCCAGGGTCCAGGGGTTGGTCATCTTGGCGATGTAGATTTGCTGCACGCCCGGGTTGTTGGTGCCTTCCCAGCCAGACCACACAAAATACATTTGCCCGCCGTGCTCCAGAATGGTGCCGTCAATGGCCCAACGGTCTGTGGTAGGCGCAATTTTGCCTTTGAACGTCCAGGAACCCGCGGTTGGGTCTGGTGATGCATTCTCAATTACGTACATGCGGTGGTTGGCGTCATTCCCGTCATCGGCGGCGAAGTACACATACCATTTCCCGTTGATCTGGTGCAGCTCAGGTGCCCAGATGTTCTTGGAGTATGCCCCGGAGGTCGGGGGCAGCCAGGCGGTGGTGAGTGGCGCCTTGGACAGCTGGCTCATGTGCTGCGTTTTGTAAATGCCCACCCGGTTGCCCAGCGTGTGCGTGTAATAATAGAAATTGCCGCTTTTTACCACCCACGGGTCAGCGCCGCTGGTCATGAGCGGGTTAGAAAACGTGGTCTCTGCGGGGACAGGCGGCGGAGGCGGCGGCGTGGAAATGGTGTGGTCGTCCTCGTCTGAAGACGAACAGCCCACCGTAAACAACACCCCCACCAAGAGGCTGTATAAAAACTTTTTTTGCATCATCTTCATCATAAACTTCTAAGCCGATTTTCTTATTTCCTTCCCAACACCGCGTTCGCCCGAAAGGTGCTACCGCTGTATTCTTCCTTCTTTAACAAACACTTCACTGTGCCCGTCACTAAAATTCCTGGTGGTGACCAAGGCCACCGTGTGGGCATCTTTTACAAACAAGCTGCTGTAATATGCGCCTTCATGGGTGGGCACATTGGGCAAGGGGTAACTGGTGTTGTAACAGTTTGTAGCGGTTCATCAAGGTCATGGCCTGCGCAGGTGGCCTCCGCCTGGCAATGTTTCTGTATTCGTATAAGACACTGAAGGTATATCAGACTAAAAATTGAGGT
This region of Rufibacter sp. LB8 genomic DNA includes:
- a CDS encoding cellulase family glycosylhydrolase; its protein translation is MKKNLLYLLALCCGLLTQSCFKTTQEKPVKPRAIWSKEQAHAWYDKQGFLIGPNFTPSTAINQLEMWQAETFDTATISRELGWAKSIGMNTARVYLHDLLWQQDSAGFLQRIDTFLSIAERHNIKPMLVFFDSVWDPNPKIGKQRDPKPHVHNSGWVQSPGSAGLQDSSQHPRLERYVKGVMLKFAQDDRVLAWDIWNEPYNQNHGSAYGKQELPNKLDLVLPLLKKSFVWARAVNPSQPVTSAIWMGNWESHDSLTAIQKVMVDESDIISFHNYDNGQELEKRINWLKRYGRPMLCTEYMARPNGSTFQSSLPIAQKHNVGMMNWGFVAGKTNTIYPWDSWDKQYTAEPEVWFHDIFRQDGTPYSQEEVDMIKVYATSNNPGIVIE
- a CDS encoding family 43 glycosylhydrolase, giving the protein MMQKKFLYSLLVGVLFTVGCSSSDEDDHTISTPPPPPPVPAETTFSNPLMTSGADPWVVKSGNFYYYTHTLGNRVGIYKTQHMSQLSKAPLTTAWLPPTSGAYSKNIWAPELHQINGKWYVYFAADDGNDANHRMYVIENASPDPTAGSWTFKGKIAPTTDRWAIDGTILEHGGQMYFVWSGWEGTNNPGVQQIYIAKMTNPWTLEGDRVMISRPTQNWEMNGLVNEGPEVLKNAAGKVFLIYSASGCWTDDYALGRLTLRDNGNPMNPDDWIKAPTPVLKTNANNNAFGPGHNGFFKSPDGTEDWIIYHANSFSGEGCGAARSPRMQKFTWNTDGTPNFGEPVKTNTRITRPSGEVQ